The following are encoded in a window of Apis mellifera strain DH4 linkage group LG10, Amel_HAv3.1, whole genome shotgun sequence genomic DNA:
- the LOC552722 gene encoding glyoxalase domain-containing protein 4, translating into MVTGRALHFVFKIPDRKLTIKFYREILGMKVLRHEEFAEGCEAACNGPYGNRWSKTMIGYGTEDTHFVIELTYNYGIKEYKMGNDFNGITIRSKEALQRAHSDGWPIKEENGIFVLQAPGGYKYYVIDESQPKNKDPIEKVTLFSSNLQKTIAYWKNILELKIFNQTEKSVLLGYDEDQAKIEFIDIGTEINHAAAYGRIAFSIPYAEQPEIQKKIKDNGYEILTDLITLDTPGKSSVRVIILADPDGHEICFVDDEAFRQLSIPDYASEAVLNRYIAKEK; encoded by the exons atggtcACTGGACGAGCActtcattttgtatttaaaataccagatcgaaaattaacaattaaattttatcgagaaattcttggaatgaag GTATTACGACATGAGGAATTTGCTGAAGGTTGCGAAGCGGCTTGTAATGG ACCATATGGAAATAGATGGAGCAAAACTATGATAGGATATGGAACAGAAGATACTCATTTTGTAATAGAATTAACTTATAATTATGGGATTAAGGAATATAAAATGggaaatgattttaatggAATAACAATTCGATCTAAAGAAGCACTACAAAGAGCACATTCAGATGGGTGGccaataaaagaagaaaatggaatatttgttttacaaGCACCTGGTGGttacaaatattatgttattgatGAATCACAACCCAAAAATAaag ATCCTATTGAAAAAGTAACTTTGTTTAGTTCAAATCTTCAAAAAACTATTgcttattggaaaaatattttagaattaaaaatatttaatcaaactgAGAAAAGTGTACTGTTAGGATATGATGAAGATCAagcaaaaattgaatttatagatattg GTACTGAAATTAATCATGCTGCAGCTTATGGACGCATAGCATTTTCAATTCCTTATGCAGAACAACcagaaattcaaaagaaaattaaagataatggatatgaaatattaactgATTTAATCACTTTAGATACTCCAGGAAAATCTTCTGTAAGAGTAATTATTCTTGCTGATCCA gATGGTCATGAAATTTGCTTTGTAGATGATGAAGCATTTCGACAATTATCAATTCCAGACTATGCCAGTGAAGCagttttaaatagatatattgcaaaagaaaaataa
- the LOC725949 gene encoding protein pigeon isoform X2, which translates to MIENLAAKLCLLLPEKAHSEQWKLLGQEKDGSLLVGWTEETIKDNISISYTVIGHYDRINDKLQILHQFLEVLNIVQATINQNRTVFGYVTKQKVSIDTNVNSESIDKNISTETEMYEAFIVELKGKEIKIHNLDTKKSKQVRIQFLYKEKEHGQWDKFLLLIHQEYVVIYTIIFDTSVSDFYSIQELKFESLVKAFIWAQWDMINQVLYYIHHKKIPISLVSEDEEEKENKSIRTNPTLSGLQFHDELPHETVLNIPLNLPQLSTSNCGTYEDDVIPLRVHDCSLDLIVVSDSKGMVCVCHHYLYRPIKPQQHVFNSLTESNTVHFAYSVTLLHHSCVIHCVIPGIPWSYAKLIRPTFAIYEHHHMIVLVPSLFTHLLEIGTNHEPCCHILCGPLTSLPSHSSYLVPLLELESNSKGSKKKYDTAFLEGNNISQFNTNILTIDLPTLDLVQLTISSDFLTEVFRKESSAEVRLGILHYFLCHKNDLDIISELVCSIAEKPRSLEIVRYMQEILIGGSYALVQKNLLADAVPLLALLPVTTMEEYISFEIKVNDLSVTLSHEKLWNTSVMLLSPQQRLIPYRSDLWTRLWDQLSKNNGDKVRFKPNKIAEKLLVSLACYQPEALSRSSTPMSPSGGFVVTTVSLGDLTSGRSNKLIDSSLPFNEIESCTASKQEHIVSVNLRELSMYLLKHGTQTSITYVKGSCTPLHVHAMATRHVAAQLETSRTLCQMLCRAANIDPRIEQERGFILIDQLDEIRRWLLFILLERYRRSIESIAFPAPQGFTSFFTYLGYRTLKYSMFLQYVQRSVFELQVDVSKIIMADISDTKENAIRKLTLLSLLPKSRAKRLLNQWLHPVSFMLRAREHAANILSGEICQNRGRTLQHKNHHNGLAAFPSADRLSPLDTFLDLLTAKASLTELDFGLLIEATITSTEDFL; encoded by the exons atgatagaaaATCTTGCAGCTAAATTATGTTTACTTTTGCCAGAAAAAGCTCATTcag AGCAATGGAAATTATTAGGTCAAGAAAAGGATGGATCTTTATTAGTTGGATGGACAGAAGAAACTATAAAAGACAACATAAGTATATCATATACAGTTATAGGCCATTACGACCGGATTAACGATAAGTtacaa ATATTGCACCAATTCTTAGAAGTATTAAACATTGTGCAAGCaacaataaatcaaaatcgtaCTGTTTTTGGATATGtaacaaaacaaaaagtttCTATAGATACAAATGTAAATTCAGAatctatagataaaaatatatcaactgAAACTGAAATGTATGAAGCATTTATTGTTGaattgaaaggaaaagaaatcaaaatacataatttagatacaaaaaaatctaAGCAAgtaagaattcaatttttatataaagaaaaagaacatgGACAAtgggataaatttttattattaattcatcaaGAAT ATGTggtaatatatacaataatatttgatacatcagtatcagatttttattcaatacaagagttaaaatttgaatcattAGTTAAAGCATTTATTTGGGCTCAATGGGACATGATAAATCAAGtcctatattatatacatcataaaaaaattccaataagtTTAGTTTCTGAAgatgaagaggaaaaagaaaataagtcaATAAGAACCAATCCAACATTGAGTGGTCTTCAATTTCATGATGAATTACCTCATGAGACAGTA TTAAATATACCATTGAATTTACCTCAATTATCAACTTCAAACTGTGGAACTTATGAAGATGACGTTATACCTTTAAGAGTTCATGATTGTTCTTTAGATCTCATTGTAGTTTCTGATTCTAAAGGAATGGTCTGTGTTTgccatcattatttatatcgtcCAATAAAACCACAGCAGCATGTATTTAATTCATTGACTGAATCTAACACGGTACACTTTGCATATTCTGTAACACTTCTTCATCATAGTTGTGTGATCCATTGTGTTATACCAGGTATACCATGGTCTTATGCTAAACTTATACGACCAACGTTTGCAATATATGAACATCATCATATGATTGTTCTTGTACCAAGTTTGTTTACTCATCTTCTCGAAATTGGAACAAATCATGAACCATGTTGTCACATCTTATGTGGCCCTTTAACTTCTCTTCCATCTCATTCTTCATATTTGGTACCATTGCTTGAATTAGAAAGTAATAGCAAAGGAAGCAAGAAGAAATATGATACAGCTTTTTTAGaaggaaataatatatctcaatttaatacaaatatactaACAATAGATTTACCTACATTGGACTTAGtacaattaacaatttcatCCGATTTTCTTACCGAAGTATTTCGTAAAGAAAGTTCGGCAGAAGTACGCTTGGGTATATTACATTACTTTCTTTGTCATAAAAATGATCTGgatattatttcagaattagTATGCTCGATTGCAGAGAAACCTAGATCGTTGGAAATTGTACGATATATGCAAGAAATTCTTATCGGCGGTTCATATGCCTtagtacaaaaaaatttattagcagACGCCGTACCTTTATTGGCTTTACTACCCGTTACAACTATGGAAGAGTATAtaagttttgaaataaaagtaaatgatTTAAGTGTAACATTGAGTCATGAAAAGCTTTGGAATACATCAGTAATGTTATTATCACCACAACAAAGATTGATTCCATATCGTAGTGATTTATGGACTAGATTATGGGATCAACttagtaaaaataatggaGATAAAGTAAGATTTAAGCCAAATAAAATTGCAGAAAAATTGTTAGTTTCTTTAGCATGTTATCAACCTGAAGCATTATCTAGATCCAGTACTCCAATGTCTCCAAGTGGAgg atTTGTTGTAACTACAGTGTCACTTGGAGATTTAACAAGTGGTCGtagcaataaattaatagattctaGTTTGCcatttaatgaaatagaaagTTGTACTGCTTCTAAACAGGAGCATATTGTATCAGTAAATTTACGGGAATTAtcgatgtatttattaaaacatggTACTCAAACATCAATAACATATGTTAAGGGATCATGTACTCCGTTACATGTCCATGCAATGGCAACCAGACATGTGGCAGCACAATTAGAAACATCGCGGACTCTTTGTCAAATGTTATGTCGAGCCGCTAATATTGATCCGCGAATTGAACAAGAGCGTGGTTTTATTCTCAT cGATCAATTAGATGAAATAAGACGATggttattattcatattgttGGAACGTTATAGGCGTTCAATAGAAAGTATAGCATTTCCGGCACCGCAAGGATTTACATCATTTTTCACTTATCTTGGATAtagaacattaaaatattccatgtTTTTACAATACGTACAACGATCAGTATTTGAGTTACAAGTTGATGTCAGCAAAATTATCATGGCTG atatcagTGACACAAAAGAAAACGCCATTCgtaaattaactttattatctttattaccgAAATCTCGAGCAAAAAGACTTTTAAATCAATGGTTACATCCTGTAAGTTTTATGTTAAGAGCTCGTGAACATGCTGCGAACATTTTATCTGGAGAAATATGTCAAAATCGTGGTAGAACTTTGCAACACAAAAATCATCATaatg gTTTAGCGGCATTTCCTTCGGCAGATCGTTTATCTCCTTTAGATACATTTCTTGATCTTCTTACAGCAAaag cTAGTTTAACTGAATTAGATTTTGGTCTACTTATAGAAGCTACAATAACATCTACcgaagattttttataa
- the LOC725949 gene encoding protein pigeon isoform X1, whose product MIENLAAKLCLLLPEKAHSAEQWKLLGQEKDGSLLVGWTEETIKDNISISYTVIGHYDRINDKLQILHQFLEVLNIVQATINQNRTVFGYVTKQKVSIDTNVNSESIDKNISTETEMYEAFIVELKGKEIKIHNLDTKKSKQVRIQFLYKEKEHGQWDKFLLLIHQEYVVIYTIIFDTSVSDFYSIQELKFESLVKAFIWAQWDMINQVLYYIHHKKIPISLVSEDEEEKENKSIRTNPTLSGLQFHDELPHETVLNIPLNLPQLSTSNCGTYEDDVIPLRVHDCSLDLIVVSDSKGMVCVCHHYLYRPIKPQQHVFNSLTESNTVHFAYSVTLLHHSCVIHCVIPGIPWSYAKLIRPTFAIYEHHHMIVLVPSLFTHLLEIGTNHEPCCHILCGPLTSLPSHSSYLVPLLELESNSKGSKKKYDTAFLEGNNISQFNTNILTIDLPTLDLVQLTISSDFLTEVFRKESSAEVRLGILHYFLCHKNDLDIISELVCSIAEKPRSLEIVRYMQEILIGGSYALVQKNLLADAVPLLALLPVTTMEEYISFEIKVNDLSVTLSHEKLWNTSVMLLSPQQRLIPYRSDLWTRLWDQLSKNNGDKVRFKPNKIAEKLLVSLACYQPEALSRSSTPMSPSGGFVVTTVSLGDLTSGRSNKLIDSSLPFNEIESCTASKQEHIVSVNLRELSMYLLKHGTQTSITYVKGSCTPLHVHAMATRHVAAQLETSRTLCQMLCRAANIDPRIEQERGFILIDQLDEIRRWLLFILLERYRRSIESIAFPAPQGFTSFFTYLGYRTLKYSMFLQYVQRSVFELQVDVSKIIMADISDTKENAIRKLTLLSLLPKSRAKRLLNQWLHPVSFMLRAREHAANILSGEICQNRGRTLQHKNHHNGLAAFPSADRLSPLDTFLDLLTAKASLTELDFGLLIEATITSTEDFL is encoded by the exons atgatagaaaATCTTGCAGCTAAATTATGTTTACTTTTGCCAGAAAAAGCTCATTcag caGAGCAATGGAAATTATTAGGTCAAGAAAAGGATGGATCTTTATTAGTTGGATGGACAGAAGAAACTATAAAAGACAACATAAGTATATCATATACAGTTATAGGCCATTACGACCGGATTAACGATAAGTtacaa ATATTGCACCAATTCTTAGAAGTATTAAACATTGTGCAAGCaacaataaatcaaaatcgtaCTGTTTTTGGATATGtaacaaaacaaaaagtttCTATAGATACAAATGTAAATTCAGAatctatagataaaaatatatcaactgAAACTGAAATGTATGAAGCATTTATTGTTGaattgaaaggaaaagaaatcaaaatacataatttagatacaaaaaaatctaAGCAAgtaagaattcaatttttatataaagaaaaagaacatgGACAAtgggataaatttttattattaattcatcaaGAAT ATGTggtaatatatacaataatatttgatacatcagtatcagatttttattcaatacaagagttaaaatttgaatcattAGTTAAAGCATTTATTTGGGCTCAATGGGACATGATAAATCAAGtcctatattatatacatcataaaaaaattccaataagtTTAGTTTCTGAAgatgaagaggaaaaagaaaataagtcaATAAGAACCAATCCAACATTGAGTGGTCTTCAATTTCATGATGAATTACCTCATGAGACAGTA TTAAATATACCATTGAATTTACCTCAATTATCAACTTCAAACTGTGGAACTTATGAAGATGACGTTATACCTTTAAGAGTTCATGATTGTTCTTTAGATCTCATTGTAGTTTCTGATTCTAAAGGAATGGTCTGTGTTTgccatcattatttatatcgtcCAATAAAACCACAGCAGCATGTATTTAATTCATTGACTGAATCTAACACGGTACACTTTGCATATTCTGTAACACTTCTTCATCATAGTTGTGTGATCCATTGTGTTATACCAGGTATACCATGGTCTTATGCTAAACTTATACGACCAACGTTTGCAATATATGAACATCATCATATGATTGTTCTTGTACCAAGTTTGTTTACTCATCTTCTCGAAATTGGAACAAATCATGAACCATGTTGTCACATCTTATGTGGCCCTTTAACTTCTCTTCCATCTCATTCTTCATATTTGGTACCATTGCTTGAATTAGAAAGTAATAGCAAAGGAAGCAAGAAGAAATATGATACAGCTTTTTTAGaaggaaataatatatctcaatttaatacaaatatactaACAATAGATTTACCTACATTGGACTTAGtacaattaacaatttcatCCGATTTTCTTACCGAAGTATTTCGTAAAGAAAGTTCGGCAGAAGTACGCTTGGGTATATTACATTACTTTCTTTGTCATAAAAATGATCTGgatattatttcagaattagTATGCTCGATTGCAGAGAAACCTAGATCGTTGGAAATTGTACGATATATGCAAGAAATTCTTATCGGCGGTTCATATGCCTtagtacaaaaaaatttattagcagACGCCGTACCTTTATTGGCTTTACTACCCGTTACAACTATGGAAGAGTATAtaagttttgaaataaaagtaaatgatTTAAGTGTAACATTGAGTCATGAAAAGCTTTGGAATACATCAGTAATGTTATTATCACCACAACAAAGATTGATTCCATATCGTAGTGATTTATGGACTAGATTATGGGATCAACttagtaaaaataatggaGATAAAGTAAGATTTAAGCCAAATAAAATTGCAGAAAAATTGTTAGTTTCTTTAGCATGTTATCAACCTGAAGCATTATCTAGATCCAGTACTCCAATGTCTCCAAGTGGAgg atTTGTTGTAACTACAGTGTCACTTGGAGATTTAACAAGTGGTCGtagcaataaattaatagattctaGTTTGCcatttaatgaaatagaaagTTGTACTGCTTCTAAACAGGAGCATATTGTATCAGTAAATTTACGGGAATTAtcgatgtatttattaaaacatggTACTCAAACATCAATAACATATGTTAAGGGATCATGTACTCCGTTACATGTCCATGCAATGGCAACCAGACATGTGGCAGCACAATTAGAAACATCGCGGACTCTTTGTCAAATGTTATGTCGAGCCGCTAATATTGATCCGCGAATTGAACAAGAGCGTGGTTTTATTCTCAT cGATCAATTAGATGAAATAAGACGATggttattattcatattgttGGAACGTTATAGGCGTTCAATAGAAAGTATAGCATTTCCGGCACCGCAAGGATTTACATCATTTTTCACTTATCTTGGATAtagaacattaaaatattccatgtTTTTACAATACGTACAACGATCAGTATTTGAGTTACAAGTTGATGTCAGCAAAATTATCATGGCTG atatcagTGACACAAAAGAAAACGCCATTCgtaaattaactttattatctttattaccgAAATCTCGAGCAAAAAGACTTTTAAATCAATGGTTACATCCTGTAAGTTTTATGTTAAGAGCTCGTGAACATGCTGCGAACATTTTATCTGGAGAAATATGTCAAAATCGTGGTAGAACTTTGCAACACAAAAATCATCATaatg gTTTAGCGGCATTTCCTTCGGCAGATCGTTTATCTCCTTTAGATACATTTCTTGATCTTCTTACAGCAAaag cTAGTTTAACTGAATTAGATTTTGGTCTACTTATAGAAGCTACAATAACATCTACcgaagattttttataa